Proteins encoded by one window of Porphyrobacter sp. YT40:
- a CDS encoding TonB-dependent receptor: MNTPKRLTLGAAALSLSLPFPLAAQDAQDGDADWAEDFSEEASPAEAIIVTGRGLDPALSSAIYATTILERETIIASPSGRIEDVLRNVAGFQQFRRSDSRSSNPSAQGVTLRALGGNATSRALVLLDGVPLADPFFGYIPLSAIAPETLGTIRVTRGGGSGPFGAGALAGTIELESAEPGDTAGFLGSAAINDRAETEASGVLTQRLGSGFAVASGRWDRGQGFFTTPADQRVPASARAAFDSWNAALRTVAPLTDTVEVQARVAAFRDNRTLRFEGADSFSNGEEASVRFVGRGEWQFDALAYVQARDFGNVVISSTRFTPTLDQRRTPSTGIGGKFELRPPLLEAHDIRIGVDYRRADGELQEEAINTVSGAITERRREGGATSNLGLFIEDDWQIGPLTINGGLRADRTSITDGFYRAVSASGAPVSTLVAPDRSDWALNWRAGALFYATRRLDLRAAVYTGLRLPTLNELYRPFVVFPVVTEANAALENERLEGFEVGFDWQPINALVLSVTAFDNQVENAIANVTIGPNLRRRANLPAIKARGIEANLAAKFGTFSIDGALAWTDAEVRGEGASLALDGNRPAQTPAFSGTLTLGWRPADGWQLAGTLRHTAAQFEDDLESDRLPPATTFDLFAAAPLWGKLSLIARAENLTDEAIVTRNQGGSIDLGVPRTLWLGLRYGF, encoded by the coding sequence ATGAACACCCCCAAGCGCCTCACCCTCGGCGCGGCTGCGCTGTCGCTGTCGCTCCCCTTCCCGCTGGCCGCGCAGGATGCCCAAGACGGCGATGCCGATTGGGCCGAGGATTTCTCCGAGGAGGCCAGCCCTGCCGAGGCAATCATCGTCACCGGACGCGGGCTCGATCCCGCGCTGTCGAGCGCGATCTATGCGACGACCATTCTCGAACGCGAGACGATCATCGCCAGCCCCTCGGGCCGGATCGAGGATGTGCTGCGCAATGTCGCGGGCTTCCAGCAGTTCCGGCGGTCGGACAGCCGCTCGTCCAACCCGAGCGCGCAAGGGGTGACGCTGCGGGCGCTGGGCGGCAATGCCACCAGCCGCGCGCTGGTGCTGCTCGACGGGGTGCCGCTGGCCGATCCCTTCTTCGGCTACATCCCGCTCTCTGCGATTGCGCCCGAAACTCTCGGCACCATCCGCGTGACGCGCGGCGGCGGCTCCGGCCCCTTCGGCGCGGGCGCGCTGGCGGGGACGATCGAACTGGAAAGCGCCGAACCCGGCGATACCGCAGGCTTCCTCGGCAGCGCCGCGATCAATGACCGCGCCGAGACCGAGGCAAGCGGGGTGCTCACGCAGCGCCTAGGCAGCGGGTTCGCGGTCGCCAGCGGGCGCTGGGACCGGGGACAGGGCTTCTTTACGACCCCCGCCGACCAGCGCGTCCCCGCCAGCGCGCGCGCCGCGTTCGACAGCTGGAACGCGGCCCTTCGCACCGTAGCCCCGCTGACCGACACGGTCGAAGTGCAGGCGCGCGTCGCCGCCTTCCGCGACAATCGCACGCTGCGCTTCGAAGGCGCGGATTCCTTCAGCAACGGCGAGGAAGCCTCGGTCCGCTTCGTCGGGCGGGGCGAGTGGCAGTTCGATGCGCTGGCCTATGTGCAGGCGCGCGATTTCGGCAATGTGGTGATCTCCTCGACCCGCTTCACCCCGACGCTCGACCAGCGCCGCACGCCCTCGACCGGGATCGGCGGCAAGTTCGAACTGCGCCCGCCGTTGCTCGAAGCGCACGATATCCGCATCGGGGTCGACTACCGCCGCGCCGACGGGGAGTTGCAGGAAGAGGCGATCAATACGGTCTCGGGCGCGATCACCGAACGCCGGCGCGAAGGCGGCGCGACAAGCAATCTCGGCCTGTTCATCGAGGACGACTGGCAGATCGGCCCGCTGACGATCAACGGCGGCCTGCGTGCCGACCGCACCAGCATCACCGATGGCTTCTACCGCGCGGTCAGTGCGAGCGGGGCGCCGGTCAGCACGCTTGTCGCCCCCGACCGCAGCGACTGGGCGCTGAACTGGCGCGCGGGCGCGCTGTTCTACGCCACCCGGCGGCTCGATCTGCGCGCGGCGGTCTATACCGGGCTGCGCCTGCCGACCCTCAACGAGCTCTACCGCCCCTTCGTGGTGTTTCCGGTGGTGACCGAGGCCAATGCCGCGCTCGAAAACGAGCGGCTGGAGGGCTTCGAGGTCGGCTTCGACTGGCAGCCCATCAACGCGCTGGTGCTGTCGGTGACGGCCTTCGACAACCAAGTCGAGAACGCCATCGCCAATGTCACCATCGGCCCCAACCTGCGCCGCCGCGCCAATCTGCCCGCGATCAAGGCGCGCGGGATCGAGGCCAATCTGGCGGCGAAGTTCGGCACCTTCAGCATCGACGGCGCGCTCGCCTGGACCGATGCCGAGGTGCGCGGCGAAGGCGCATCGCTGGCGCTCGACGGCAACCGCCCGGCGCAGACCCCGGCCTTTTCCGGCACGCTGACTTTGGGCTGGCGTCCGGCCGATGGCTGGCAGCTGGCCGGAACGCTGCGGCACACCGCCGCGCAGTTCGAGGACGATCTCGAAAGCGACCGCCTGCCGCCCGCGACCACCTTCGATCTGTTCGCCGCCGCGCCGCTTTGGGGCAAGCTGTCACTGATCGCCCGTGCGGAGAACCTCACCGACGAGGCCATCGTCACCCGCAATCAGGGCGGATCGATCGACCTCGGCGTGCCGCGCACGCTGTGGCTGGGGCTGCGCTACGGGTTCTGA
- a CDS encoding dicarboxylate/amino acid:cation symporter: MGSHTITASDTAPVRLPFYRQLYVQVLTAIALGAMVGHFAPEFGASLKPLGDAFIKLVKMIIAPVIFVTVATGIAGMRDLKAVGSVAGKAFAYFLTFSTLALIIGLAVANLVRPGEGLNIDPATLDTAAVADYADKAEATTITGFLLSIIPETLFSAVTDGQILQVLLVAILAGVAIAATRPASDLVTDVLASFGQVIFKLVNMLMKLAPIGAFGAMAFTIGEFGIGSLANLAALVGTFYLTSLLFVLVVLGLVGWFTGFSILSLIRYLRAELLLVLGTSSSEAALPSLMEKMEAAGCRKAVVGLVVPTGYSFNLDGTNIYMTLAALFIAQAVGVELSLAEQLTLVLVAMISSKGAAGVTGSGFVILAATLSVVPSVPVAGMALILGIDRFMSECRALTNFIGNAVATIVVAKWEGALDETRLAAALAGTPLPLPPEDIERHERSGPVSEKLAKVLEKTP; the protein is encoded by the coding sequence ATGGGTTCGCACACCATCACTGCAAGCGATACCGCACCGGTGCGCCTGCCGTTCTACCGGCAGCTTTACGTGCAGGTGCTCACCGCGATCGCGCTGGGCGCGATGGTGGGCCATTTCGCGCCCGAGTTCGGTGCCAGCCTCAAGCCGCTGGGCGATGCCTTCATCAAGCTGGTGAAGATGATCATCGCGCCGGTGATCTTCGTGACCGTGGCGACGGGTATCGCGGGGATGCGCGACCTCAAGGCGGTCGGCAGCGTCGCGGGCAAGGCCTTCGCCTATTTTCTCACCTTCTCGACGCTGGCGCTGATCATCGGCCTTGCCGTCGCCAATCTGGTGCGCCCGGGCGAGGGGCTGAACATCGACCCCGCCACGCTCGATACCGCCGCGGTCGCCGACTATGCCGACAAGGCCGAGGCGACCACGATCACCGGCTTCCTGCTCTCGATCATTCCCGAAACCCTGTTCAGCGCCGTCACCGACGGGCAGATCCTGCAGGTGCTGCTGGTGGCGATCCTCGCGGGCGTCGCCATCGCCGCGACCCGCCCGGCGAGCGATCTGGTGACCGACGTGCTCGCCTCCTTCGGGCAGGTGATCTTCAAGCTGGTCAACATGCTGATGAAGCTCGCCCCGATCGGCGCGTTCGGAGCGATGGCCTTCACCATCGGCGAGTTCGGGATCGGGAGCCTTGCCAATCTCGCCGCGCTGGTGGGGACGTTCTACCTTACCTCGCTGCTGTTCGTGCTGGTGGTGCTGGGGCTGGTGGGGTGGTTCACCGGCTTTTCGATCCTGTCGCTGATCCGTTACCTGCGCGCCGAATTGCTGCTGGTGCTGGGCACCTCTTCCTCCGAAGCCGCGCTGCCGAGCCTGATGGAGAAGATGGAAGCGGCCGGATGCCGCAAGGCGGTGGTCGGCCTGGTGGTGCCGACGGGCTATTCCTTCAATCTCGACGGCACCAATATCTACATGACGCTGGCCGCGCTGTTCATCGCGCAGGCGGTGGGGGTGGAGCTGTCGCTGGCCGAGCAGCTGACGCTGGTGCTGGTGGCGATGATCAGTTCCAAGGGCGCTGCCGGGGTGACGGGATCGGGCTTCGTGATCCTTGCCGCGACGCTTTCGGTGGTGCCGAGTGTGCCGGTGGCGGGGATGGCGCTGATCCTCGGGATCGACCGCTTCATGTCCGAATGCCGCGCGCTCACCAATTTCATCGGCAATGCGGTGGCGACCATCGTGGTGGCGAAGTGGGAAGGCGCGCTCGACGAGACACGCCTCGCCGCCGCGCTCGCGGGCACGCCCCTGCCGCTCCCGCCCGAGGATATCGAGCGCCACGAGCGCAGCGGGCCGGTGAGCGAGAAACTCGCCAAGGTATTGGAGAAAACCCCATGA
- a CDS encoding ATP-binding protein: MAKGGRLGRWYLAGIAGLALLLIGGLGMLALDRAMRVSALEETRAAATSQAAILAAGLESELNKFTLVPSVLAADPEVAALLAGERGQQAVLNRRLAALAQQTNAAAIYLMDARGTTLAASNWDRPDSFIGSNYGFRDYFAGALANGTRSEFALGTVSRRPGLYLAQRVGPAERPLGVVAVKVEFDSLEAKWRNAEDGVFVTDAGGIVLLASDPDWRFRAAPQAPGEAAPRDPARDAVRYGVAEPRPLALPGLGSGASPVRMIEKIQPIAPVGWELHLLADPAPRVSVALANGRLAGVIALALLALAGAGAWLWQRQREARAAAATAAQTATLREQLQQANRLATLGQITAGLGHEIRQPLAAMRVFAENGERLLAAARTEEAGENFARIAALAGRIGEITEEQLNFSRRSAEEPRLVTLAEVIDGSLLLLRDQIRQKELSLTLPAPEAAAGQVRARHVQLEQVLVNLLQNAVQACAPGGQIALAIAAEGPALHLSVTDTGPGVPPALRDTLFQPFVTGKPEGIGLGLAIARDIMRQLGGDLVHEDTPGGARFTMVMPAA, encoded by the coding sequence TTGGCGAAGGGCGGCAGATTGGGGCGCTGGTATCTGGCGGGGATCGCCGGGCTGGCGCTGCTGCTGATCGGCGGGCTCGGGATGCTCGCGCTCGACCGTGCGATGCGGGTCAGCGCGCTCGAGGAAACCCGCGCCGCCGCCACCAGCCAGGCCGCGATCCTCGCCGCCGGGCTGGAGAGCGAGCTCAACAAGTTCACCCTCGTACCCAGCGTGCTCGCCGCCGACCCTGAGGTCGCCGCGCTGCTGGCGGGCGAGCGCGGGCAGCAGGCCGTGCTCAACCGCCGCCTTGCCGCGCTGGCGCAGCAGACCAATGCCGCCGCGATCTATCTGATGGACGCGCGTGGAACCACGCTGGCGGCGAGCAACTGGGACCGGCCCGACAGCTTCATCGGATCGAATTACGGCTTCCGGGATTATTTCGCGGGGGCGCTGGCCAATGGCACGCGCAGCGAATTCGCGCTGGGCACGGTCAGCCGCCGCCCGGGGCTCTATCTTGCCCAGCGCGTCGGCCCGGCGGAGCGGCCCCTGGGCGTGGTCGCGGTGAAGGTCGAATTCGACAGTCTCGAGGCCAAGTGGCGCAATGCCGAGGATGGGGTCTTCGTCACCGATGCGGGCGGGATCGTGCTGCTCGCCAGCGATCCCGACTGGCGCTTCCGCGCCGCGCCGCAAGCGCCCGGCGAGGCAGCCCCGCGCGATCCGGCGCGCGATGCGGTGCGCTATGGCGTTGCCGAGCCGCGCCCGCTGGCGCTGCCGGGGTTGGGGAGCGGGGCCTCTCCGGTCAGGATGATCGAGAAGATTCAGCCGATCGCCCCGGTCGGGTGGGAACTGCACCTGCTCGCCGACCCGGCCCCGCGCGTCTCGGTGGCGCTCGCCAACGGGCGGCTTGCGGGGGTCATCGCGCTGGCGCTGCTGGCGCTGGCGGGGGCGGGGGCATGGCTGTGGCAGCGCCAGCGCGAGGCGCGCGCCGCCGCCGCCACCGCCGCGCAGACCGCCACCTTGCGCGAGCAGCTCCAGCAGGCCAACCGCCTTGCGACGCTCGGCCAGATCACCGCCGGGCTGGGGCACGAGATCCGCCAGCCGCTCGCCGCGATGCGGGTCTTTGCCGAGAATGGCGAGCGCCTGCTCGCTGCCGCGCGCACTGAGGAGGCGGGCGAGAACTTCGCCCGCATCGCCGCGCTGGCGGGCCGGATCGGCGAGATCACCGAGGAACAGCTCAACTTCAGCCGCCGCTCCGCCGAAGAGCCGCGCCTTGTCACGCTTGCCGAGGTGATCGACGGATCGCTGCTGCTGCTGCGCGACCAGATCCGCCAGAAGGAGCTGTCGCTCACGCTCCCCGCGCCCGAGGCTGCCGCCGGGCAGGTGCGCGCGCGCCATGTCCAGCTGGAACAGGTGCTGGTCAATCTGCTCCAGAACGCGGTGCAGGCCTGTGCGCCCGGCGGCCAGATCGCGCTCGCCATCGCTGCCGAGGGGCCCGCGCTGCATCTCAGCGTCACCGACACCGGCCCCGGCGTGCCGCCCGCCTTGCGCGACACGCTGTTCCAGCCCTTCGTTACCGGCAAGCCCGAGGGGATCGGCCTCGGCCTCGCGATCGCGCGCGACATCATGCGCCAGCTGGGCGGCGATCTCGTGCACGAAGACACGCCCGGCGGCGCGCGCTTCACCATGGTCATGCCCGCTGCATGA
- a CDS encoding alpha/beta hydrolase has protein sequence MIRLALAVLLALFAPVALAAANDTAREEIRLWPGTPPGNGKVEGPEVLGEKGAGFGAVSNIATPRMRVFRPARPNGAAVLVAGGGGYFRIQLWKESTPAAEWLAAQGFTVFELIYRLPNDGWDPSVPFMDAQRAMKIIRTRADEFGIAPDRIGIMGFSAGGHLAGFTAYQPERALYEGKDRFEHVSARPDFAVLLFPVVTLRAPYDTTRTRREIVGEKATPKAEAAWSIDTYADKHAPPTIIFASADDPTTPPGHGILLFQTLTAAGASAELHLFRDGGHGWGLGQPDQVISQWPELFSKWAQSLKIIEKRGE, from the coding sequence ATGATCCGCCTCGCCCTCGCCGTGCTGCTCGCGCTGTTCGCCCCTGTCGCGCTGGCGGCCGCGAACGATACCGCGCGCGAGGAAATCCGCCTGTGGCCGGGCACCCCGCCGGGCAACGGCAAGGTCGAAGGGCCGGAGGTTCTCGGCGAAAAAGGCGCAGGCTTCGGCGCGGTGTCGAACATCGCGACGCCCCGGATGCGGGTCTTCCGCCCTGCCCGGCCCAACGGCGCGGCGGTGCTGGTGGCGGGCGGCGGCGGCTATTTCCGCATCCAGCTGTGGAAGGAGAGCACGCCCGCCGCCGAATGGCTCGCCGCGCAGGGCTTCACCGTGTTCGAGCTGATCTACCGCCTGCCCAACGACGGGTGGGATCCCAGCGTCCCCTTCATGGACGCGCAGCGCGCGATGAAGATCATCCGCACCCGCGCGGACGAATTCGGCATCGCGCCCGACCGGATCGGGATCATGGGCTTTTCCGCAGGCGGGCACCTCGCGGGCTTCACCGCCTATCAGCCGGAACGTGCGCTCTACGAAGGCAAGGACCGCTTCGAGCACGTCTCGGCCCGGCCGGATTTCGCGGTGCTGCTGTTCCCGGTCGTCACCCTGCGCGCGCCCTATGACACCACCCGCACCCGGCGCGAGATCGTGGGCGAAAAGGCGACCCCCAAGGCCGAGGCGGCATGGTCGATCGACACTTACGCGGACAAGCACGCGCCGCCGACCATCATCTTCGCCTCCGCCGACGATCCGACCACGCCGCCGGGGCACGGCATCCTGCTGTTCCAGACCCTCACCGCCGCCGGAGCGAGCGCGGAGCTGCACCTGTTCCGCGACGGCGGGCATGGCTGGGGCCTTGGCCAGCCCGATCAGGTCATCAGCCAGTGGCCGGAGCTTTTTTCCAAGTGGGCGCAATCACTCAAGATCATCGAAAAACGGGGAGAATAG
- a CDS encoding sigma-54 dependent transcriptional regulator, with translation MSALAPPLQIALVEDDVPLREATMQMLALEGAEVTAFPDARAALGWLTADYPGVVVSDVRMPGIDGIAFFAALREVDPDLPVILTTGHGDIAMAVAAMKNGAADFLTKPYASADLIRAVRAAAERRALALENRRLRDEAGRSAEGAIPGTSAIAQRLRSVIEGVARSEIDVVLTGPAGTGKSHAARLIHDCSPRRPRPFIAVDAGVLAHEDAELLLFGRDPGGGGLSRTGLIERANGGTLFLDEIETAPPVLTARLLSLVEKRTVLPIGAAQPRRLNIRIIIARLAGSTGAEPARDPLWHRLGAVQIAFPPLGERREDLPEFFRRFVARHARELDLPAPAISAGVWRHVQTHDWPGNLNELSGYARAFVLGLVDLAEDSPASAPVPGGSRPLAQTVADFERTVLEDALRQCRGDIAAVQALLQTPRKTIYDKLARYELKPAQFR, from the coding sequence ATGAGCGCGCTCGCCCCCCCGCTCCAGATCGCGCTGGTCGAGGACGACGTGCCGCTGCGCGAGGCGACGATGCAGATGCTCGCGCTCGAAGGTGCGGAGGTCACCGCTTTCCCCGATGCCCGCGCGGCGCTCGGCTGGCTGACGGCGGATTACCCCGGCGTGGTGGTGAGCGACGTGCGGATGCCTGGGATCGACGGGATCGCCTTCTTCGCCGCGCTGCGCGAGGTCGATCCCGATCTGCCGGTGATCCTCACCACCGGCCACGGCGACATCGCGATGGCGGTGGCGGCGATGAAGAACGGCGCGGCGGATTTTCTCACCAAGCCCTATGCCTCGGCCGACCTGATCCGCGCGGTGCGGGCGGCGGCGGAGCGGCGCGCGCTGGCGCTCGAGAACCGGCGGCTGCGCGATGAGGCCGGGCGCAGCGCCGAGGGGGCTATCCCGGGCACCTCCGCCATTGCCCAGCGCCTGCGCTCGGTGATCGAGGGGGTGGCGCGTTCGGAGATCGATGTGGTGCTGACCGGCCCGGCGGGCACCGGCAAGAGCCACGCCGCGCGCCTCATCCACGACTGCAGCCCGCGCCGCCCGCGGCCCTTCATTGCGGTCGATGCCGGGGTGCTGGCGCATGAGGATGCCGAGCTGCTGCTGTTCGGGCGGGATCCGGGGGGTGGGGGCCTCTCGCGCACCGGACTGATCGAGCGCGCCAATGGCGGCACGCTGTTCCTCGACGAGATCGAGACCGCACCCCCGGTGCTGACCGCGCGGCTGCTGTCGCTGGTGGAAAAGCGCACCGTCCTGCCGATCGGCGCGGCCCAGCCCCGGCGGTTGAATATCCGCATCATCATCGCGCGCCTTGCCGGGAGCACGGGTGCGGAACCCGCGCGCGATCCGCTGTGGCACCGGCTGGGCGCGGTGCAGATCGCCTTCCCGCCGCTGGGCGAACGGCGCGAGGATCTGCCCGAATTCTTCCGCCGCTTCGTCGCCCGCCATGCCCGCGAACTCGACCTGCCCGCCCCGGCGATCAGCGCGGGTGTGTGGCGGCACGTGCAGACTCATGACTGGCCGGGCAACCTCAACGAACTTTCGGGCTATGCCCGCGCCTTCGTGCTTGGCCTCGTCGATCTTGCGGAGGACAGCCCGGCCTCCGCCCCCGTTCCCGGTGGCAGCCGCCCGCTGGCGCAGACTGTCGCCGATTTCGAGCGCACCGTGCTGGAAGACGCGCTGCGCCAGTGCCGGGGGGACATCGCCGCAGTGCAGGCGCTGCTGCAAACCCCGCGCAAGACGATCTACGACAAGCTCGCCAGATATGAGCTAAAGCCCGCGCAGTTCCGCTGA